The following nucleotide sequence is from Acaryochloris thomasi RCC1774.
AGGCCTCAATTGGCAAGAGGCAAATTCGTGGCGCAGGTTGAACTCAAGCAAACTCCTCTATTTCAGCAACACCAAGATCTCAAGGCTCGAATGATGGGGTTTGGCGGCTGGGATATGCCCGTGCAGTACCAGGGCATTACAGCGGAGCATCAAAATGTTCGCCAGCAGGCCGGGATGTTCGATATTTCCCACATGGGCAAGTTTCTCCTCAAGGGCAAGAATCTACGGCAACAGCTTCAGTCCCTGGTTCCGTCTGACTTGGGTCAACTGCAGCCGGGGCAAGCAAAATACTCTGTCTTCCTCAATCCTGAGGGTGGAATTATCGATGACTTGATTTTCTACTACGAAGACCAAGATGATGCGGGCCTCGAACTGGGAAAGCTGATTGTTAATGCTTCAACAACAGACAAAGACAAGGCTTGGCTCTTAGAGCATTGCTCTGAAAAGGACTTAGGTTTCAAAGATGTTTCGACTGAGCGGGTGTTAATTGCCGTTCAAGGTCCAAAAGCTGTCGAGATTCTGCAAAGCTTAACGCCAACAGACCTATCAGCCGTGGGCAATTATCGTCATCAAACCGGAACAATTCTAGACCAGCCGGCCTGGTTCGCTCGCACGGGCTACACCGGCGAAGATGGCTTTGAGATTATGGTGAGTTCCGAAATGGGTGACCAGCTTTGGCAAACGCTTCTGACTCAGGGCATTGCGCCTTGCGGATTGGGCGCCCGCGACACCCTACGTCTAGAGGCGGCAATGGCACTCTACGGCCAAGATATTAATGACACCACCACGCCTCTGGAAGCGGGCCTGAAATGGCTGCTCAATTTTGAAGGCGATTTTATTGGCCGTTCGGCGCTGGAGCAGCAGAAGGAATCCGGCGTCTCTAAACGACTTGTGGGCCTACAAATGGAGGGGCGTAATATTGCCCGTCATGACTATCCGGTGTGTGTGGATGGTCAGGTGGTGGGTACAGTAACAAGTGGTTCATTCTCGCCGACTTTGGGAGTTGCGATCGCACTTGCCTATCTCCCTCCTAACCTTACCAAGGTAGGTCAGTCCGTTACCGTAGAGATTCGGGGCAAACAATGCCCAGCAACCGTCGTCAAGCGCCCTTTCTATCGGCGCTCCAAATAGACCTCAAACAGTCCAAATTCGGGCACAATAATCTCTAGACTCACTGATACAACAACCCACCTAGATAATCCCTTGATTGGAGCAACCCCATGAGCTTTGAATATCCAGAGACTCTTAAGTATTTCGACTCTCATGAATATGTGCATCTTGAGGGCGACACCGCCACCATCGGCATCACCGCCTATGCCGTCGATCAACTCGGGGATATTGTCTTCGTTGAACTGCCCGAAGTCGACGAACAACTGACCAAAGGCGAGACCTGTGGCAACATTGAATCGGTCAAAGCTGTTGAAGATCTCTATGCCCCGATCACGGGCAAAGTTGTGGAATGCAATGCAGCAGTGATCGAAACCCCCGAGATGCTAGCGGAAGATCCCTACCAAGCAGGCTGGCTCATGAAAATTCAAGTGAGTGACCCCACCGAGCTAAAAGATTCTCTGTCTGTCGGCGACTATCGAACTCTGGTTGAAGGAAGCTAGCTTCTACGGCTAGACAGTTGGCTTTCAATCAACCTAATTCAGACGAAACTTTGCACTTCTTTACACAAGCAATCGTTACCTACTCGACGTAGCAGGCTCTGTGCTGATTTGTCGTCATGAAAATTTAAATAAATTTGAGTTTTCAGTGTCAAATCGCTATAATCGGGGTCGGTTTTGTAACAAGAACTACAGTAGATTGATCGCTGAGTAGTCGCAAGGGAGGTCTGGCTTTGGCAAGAAGACGGAAGCGTAAGAGTCGTCGTCGTCAGGAAGGGCGAAGAATTTTAGAATGTATACCCCAGTTCAGTATTGAAAGCGGTGAAGACAAGCCCGTAACTGCAGCTCGGAAGTATATTCAGACAGCGGGTATTGTTCCCCCAGCTTTGCTATTAGTAAAGCGAAACGAGCATACAACAGATCGCTATTTTTGGGCTGAGAAAGGTTTATTCGGTGCTCAGTACGTTGAAGAGAACCACTTTCTCTTTCCGAGTTTGCGCTTAGAGGCTGAAGAAACGGTTGACGCTCCAGAGGCGGCTGTCGCTGTTGCTGCCGGATAAGTTTAGTTCCGTAAATGTAATCTGTAGTGGAGGCTTTCATAGCCTCCATTTTTTGTGCTGAGCGGAGAGCGTTTTCGTGCCTGAAGGTCCAGAAATTAGACGAGCAGCGGATCGAATCGCAGCGGCAGTCGTTCAGCAGCCTTTGCAAGAGGTCTGGTTTGCTTTTGCACATCTGCAGTCCTACGGT
It contains:
- the gcvT gene encoding glycine cleavage system aminomethyltransferase GcvT, producing the protein MAQVELKQTPLFQQHQDLKARMMGFGGWDMPVQYQGITAEHQNVRQQAGMFDISHMGKFLLKGKNLRQQLQSLVPSDLGQLQPGQAKYSVFLNPEGGIIDDLIFYYEDQDDAGLELGKLIVNASTTDKDKAWLLEHCSEKDLGFKDVSTERVLIAVQGPKAVEILQSLTPTDLSAVGNYRHQTGTILDQPAWFARTGYTGEDGFEIMVSSEMGDQLWQTLLTQGIAPCGLGARDTLRLEAAMALYGQDINDTTTPLEAGLKWLLNFEGDFIGRSALEQQKESGVSKRLVGLQMEGRNIARHDYPVCVDGQVVGTVTSGSFSPTLGVAIALAYLPPNLTKVGQSVTVEIRGKQCPATVVKRPFYRRSK
- the gcvH gene encoding glycine cleavage system protein GcvH gives rise to the protein MSFEYPETLKYFDSHEYVHLEGDTATIGITAYAVDQLGDIVFVELPEVDEQLTKGETCGNIESVKAVEDLYAPITGKVVECNAAVIETPEMLAEDPYQAGWLMKIQVSDPTELKDSLSVGDYRTLVEGS
- a CDS encoding DUF3155 domain-containing protein, with the protein product MARRRKRKSRRRQEGRRILECIPQFSIESGEDKPVTAARKYIQTAGIVPPALLLVKRNEHTTDRYFWAEKGLFGAQYVEENHFLFPSLRLEAEETVDAPEAAVAVAAG